A window of the Planococcus citri chromosome 4, ihPlaCitr1.1, whole genome shotgun sequence genome harbors these coding sequences:
- the LOC135845694 gene encoding U3 small nucleolar RNA-associated protein 14 homolog A — protein sequence MGRKKNKPNKGKNEDKVKMLQEDENSDEEISDQAHGKLLESIKQVHGKPKIVPATRSEPAAEVSEFAFSSRKDDAGDSQRHLEKDLVQAIKKKNRKVARELESAKSSRTLAKPLESVHEKKIQREIGFENVRKQLNRWDDVVKTNRLADQLVFPLNQNKVQVYDHSAEDLFSSLPNPTPLEKELAQVLNSSKIAKQHEEKLQKSKFRLTLKEMIEKRKMFAKVRAQASYKIAKAWRQNKIKSKKYHRILRREKTKQQMKDFEELQKTDPEAAMKQLELLEKSRAEERATLRHRNTGKWAKNQIIKATYNKESRVALSEQLQKNRELTEKKHIEESASESDTEDESTPATKKDPNNPWIADNSNEYAQFVTNYKKFWEEKSSTEPKPEEDTFEDNFTNNDTEDKSSGIESTLEQSVEQEKKTSKKRKSSLKNDNEEKSKKVEFVEQEKNTKKRKGSPKNKQTSKKVKTVAQIVNRSGSWTVTENESEPEHDDLSEPEPDEPSKPQNKTDKSAEKRKNRKHVENLDSARPLITDQDFVQLGADLRGNKEKVEPAKKSDTDENIDPNKYLKVNAKRLMTELPEIITGGDEGIDDEEEDFQHRMTIGEAFADDDVVAEFEEEKQQAIDESLPKEVDLTLPGWGSWTSGTIQEKEAKRPKRKRINKRLLFRVPKAPPRKDANKGHVVINETKNDKIKEHMVSDLPFPFNSVKDYEATVRAPIGRTWLPETAHQKLIAPPVVTKLGTVINPMDEGELLRREDYKED from the exons atgggTCGCAAGAAAAACAAGCCGAAcaaaggaaaaaatgaagacAAAGTGAAAATGCTgcaagaagatgagaattcagACGAAGAAATATCGGATCAAGCTCATGGCAAACTTCTAGAAAGCATTAAACAAGTCCATGGCAAACCGAA AATCGTACCAGCTACTCGAAGTGAACCGGCTGCAGAAGTATCAGAATTCGCATTCTCGTCTAGAAAGGATGATGCCGGAGATAGTCAGAGACATCTCGAAAAAGATCTAGTACAAGCTATCAAGAAAAAGAATCGTAAAGTTGCCCGTGAATTGGAATCTGCGAAGAGTTCTCGAACTTTAGCGAAGCCTTTAGAAAGCGTTCACGAGAAAAAA ATTCAACGAGAAATAGGATTTGAAAACGTCAGGAAACAATTGAATAGATGGGATGATGTAGTGAAAACTAATCGTTTAGCTGATCAGTTGGTATTTCCTTTGAATCAGAATAAAGTTCAAGTTTACGATCACAGTGCTGAGGATTTATTTTCTTCGTTGCCG AATCCAACTCCATTAGAGAAAGAATTGGCTCAAGTATTGAATTCTAGTAAAATTGCGAAACAACACGAAGAAAAA ttgcaaaaaagtaaattcCGTCTAACGCTGAAAGAAATGATCGAGAAACGTAAAATGTTCGCCAAAGTTAGAGCCCAAGCATCGTATAAAATTGCCAAAGCATGGCGTCAGAATAAAATCAAGAGTAAAAA GTATCATCGAATCCTGCGACGTGAAAAAACCAAACAACAAATGAAAGATTTCGAAGAGTTGCAAAAAACCGATCCTGAAGCAGCCATGAAGCAATTAGAACTACTGGAGAAGAGCAGAGCAGAAGAGAGAGCCACCCTAAGACACAGAAATACCGGAAAATGGGCTAAAAATCAGATAATTAAAGCCACTTATAATAAAGAG AGTCGTGTAGCGTTATCCGAACAGCTACAAAAGAATCGAGAGCTAACTGAGAAAAAACACATCGAAGAAAGCGCTTCCGAATCCGATACTGAAGATGAATCTACCCCTGCTACGAAAAAAGACCCTAATAATCCTTGGATCGCTGACAATAGCAACGAATATGCGCAATTTGTAacgaattataaaaaattttgggaagAGAAATCGTCTACCGAGCCGAAGCCTGAAGAAGACACGTTCGAAGATAATTTTACGAATAATGATACCGAAGATAAATCTTCGGGTATTGAATCCACTCTCGAGCAATCCGTCGAGCAAGAGAAAAAGACTAGTAAAAAACGGAAATCATCGCTGAAAAATGATAACGAAgagaaatctaaaaaagtcgaattCGTCgagcaagaaaaaaataccaagaaacGAAAAGGATCgccgaaaaataaacaaacgagtaaaaaagtaaaaacagtGGCCCAAATTGTCAACCGTAGTGGTTCGTGGACTGTAACGGAAAACGAATCTGAACCCGAACACGATGATTTATCTGAACCTGAACCAGATGAACCATCTAAGCCTCAAAATAAGACCGATAAATCAgctgaaaaacgcaaaaaccGAAAACACGTTGAAAATCTTGATTCAGCTCGTCCTTTGATCACTGATCAAGATTTTGTCCAACTTGGTGCAGATTTACGAGGTAATAAAGAGAAAGTGGAGCCTGCGAAGAAATCTGACACCGATGAGAACATCGATCCTAATAAATACCTCAAAGTTAATGCCAAACGTTTAATGACCGAGTTGCCAGAAATAATCACCGGAGGAGATGAAGGCATTGACGACGAGGAGGAAGATTTCCAACACAGGATGACCATCGGTGAAGCTTTCGCTGACGATGACGTAGTAGCTGAATTTGA AGAAGAAAAGCAACAAGCGATCGACGAATCTTTACCGAAAGAAGTTGATTTAACGTTGCCTGGATGGGGTTCCTGGACCAGTGGCACTATTCAAGAAAAAGAAGCCAAAAGACCTAAACGTAAACGAATCAATAAACGATTGTTATTCAGAGTTCCTAAAGCTCCACCTCGTAAAGACGCTAATAAAGGTCACGTCGTgataaatgaaacgaaaaatgataaaatcaaGGAGCACATG GTGAGTGATCTCCCATTCCCCTTCAATTCGGTGAAGGATTACGAAGCTACAGTCAGAGCGCCAATTGGCCGCACATGGTTACCAGAGACAGCTCATCAGAAACTAATCGCTCCTCCTGTAGTTACTAAATTAGGAACTGTTATTAATCCAATGGATGAAGGAGAACTGCTCCGTCGCGAAGATTACAAAGAAGATTGA